The stretch of DNA CAATCAAGTCGGTTACCGGTAAGTGTGTTAAGTTTGTCGGTATGGGTGAAAAGCTTTCCGATTTGGAACTTTTCTATCCAGACAGGGCTGCCTCTAGAATTCTCGGAATGGGGGACGTCCTCTCCCTGATTGAGAAAGCTCAGTCCGTTATGGAAGAAGGGGAAGCTGAAAAGCTTACTGAAAAATTCCGCAAGGCAAAATTTGACCTTGAGGATTTTCGCACCCAGATGCGCAGAATGAAGAAGATCGGTTCGATGGGCAGCATTTTGAAGCTCATTCCGGGTCTTGGCGGATTGTCCAAGCAGCTCGGTGATATTGATATGCCGGACAAAGAACTGAACAGGATAGAGGCTATCATCTCCTCCATGACAATGGAGGAACGCAAGACGCCAAAGCTTATCAATCCCAGCCGAAGGAAAAGAATTGCCAAAGGTTCCGGGGTTGAGCTTGCGGATGTTAATTCAATGCTCAAGAATTTTGATCAGATGAGTAAGATGATGAAAAAAATGATGGGCGGAAAAGGCGGGATGGGGAAAATGCCCCAGATGCCGAATATGCCCGGAATGCCCGGTTCAGGTGGCGGCGGAATGCCGGGATTACCCGGCATGGAAGGGATGGAAGGGATGGAAGGCATCGGTCAGCCTTCTAAAGAAAAAAGCAAGAAAACCCTGCTCGCCCGTAAAAAGAAAAAACTACAGAAGCAAAATCGCAAGAAGCAGAAAAAGTAACTTTTTGTGAACCTGCTTGCAATTTATCTATGAACCACTTAAATTAAAGATTATATGGGGGAAAGTACACAATGGCTTTAAAACTCAGATTGACCCGTATGGGCTCCAAAAAACGCCCTTTTTACCGTCTTGTAGCTATCAACAGTGAAACCAGACGTGATGGTCGTCCTTTGGAATTCCTCGGACACTACAATCCAATGGTTGAACCTGTTGAACTTAAAATTGACATGGAAAAAGTTCAGAAGTGGATCGATAGAGGCGCATGCCCTAGCGATACAGTTAAAGCACTTCTTAAGAAAAATTCTTAAGGTTAGTTCTCACAACGGTTCGAATTTTTCTTCTTTCTCGGTTCATTCTCGACATCTGAAGCGGAGGTTGTTGGCATGTTGAAGGATTTAGTAGAATTTATTGCGAAATCTCTTGTTGACAATCCGGATGATGTAGTCGTCACCGAGATTGAAGGAGAGCAGACATCCGTAATCGAACTGAAGGTCGCAAAAGAAGACCTCGGTAAGGTTATAGGCAAGCAAGGGCGCACTGCAAGAGCAATGAGAACTTTGCTTGGGGCTGCATCAACCAAGGTGAGAAAACGTTCTGTTCTGGAAATTCTGGAATAGACGACTTCGACCCGGACCATAAACCGGTAGGCTGCTATGGAAATGCTATTAGTAGCCGAGGTGGTCAAACCACATGGCCTGAGGGGGGAAGTTTGCATCGATTCCCATGCGGACTCCCCTTTTCTCTACGATGAGGTTGCTTGTCTTTATCTGAGAAGAGAAGGACAGAAGCCCCGTCGTTTTGGTGTGCAATCCTTTCGGATGCACAGCGGGCGTGCTTTAGTTACTTTCGAAGGCATAAATGACCGTGATAAGGCTGAAACGCTGCGCGGCATGGACGTCTTGGTAAATAAGGCGGATCTTCCCAAACTTGGGGATGATGAAGTCTATATGTACCAATTGAAGGGTGCTGCCGTCGAACTTAAAGACGGAACAGCTGTGGGAACCATTTCGGATTTTCTTTTTGCGCCGGGTCAAGAGACTTGGGTGATCTCATCTTCAGATGGAAAAGAAATTCTTTTCCCTGCTGTGGCTGAGTTTGTATTGTCTGTGGATGTAGATGCAAGAAAGGTTGTGATTGATCCGCCTGAAGGGCTTATCGATATATACCTGACTGCACCTGCTAAATAATGGGACGACCCTTGTCTTTTAAAAAGCCGGTTAATTAGTCTGTGAATTTCAATTTGATTACGCTTTTTCCGGAATTTTTCGATTCCCCTCTTTCAAACGGCCTTATGAGTAAGGCTGTTGAAAGGGATATCGTTTCATTCAATACTGTCAATCCACGTGATTTTGCTGTTGATAATCATAAGAGCGTGGATGACCGTCCTTACGGGGGCGGACCTGGTATGGTCATGTTCATTGAGCCTATAGCTCGCAGTCTCGATTCTGTGGGCATTAAACCTGTTCGTCAGGGAGGCTGCGGCAAGGGTAAAAGGTTGCTGATGCTGTCGCCGAAAGGTCGTCCGCTTACCCAGAAACTTGCTATTGAACTTGCTGGGGAAGATGAGCTGACACTTGTCTGCGGACGGTATGAAGGAATTGACGCTCGCTTTGAAGAGATATTTCCCGTTGAGGCTGTCTCTGTCGGAGACTTTGTTCTTAACGGAGGTGAAGCCGGTGCGTTGTGTCTTATCGAAGCCGTAGCCAGATTGCTGCCGGATTTCATGGGCCATTCTGAATCGGGCACTGAGGAAAGTTTTTCTTCGGGTCTTCTGGAGTATCCGCACTATACCCGTCCTGCAGAATATGAAGGACTCAAAGTGCCGGAGATTCTCTCTTCCGGGAATCATGCTCTGATCGATGAATGGAGGAATAAAAGGTCTCTTGATGAGACTTTGAATTCCAGACCGGAATTGCTTTCTGAAGCTGACGGCTTAAAAAAAGAAGATGTTTATCATTTACGGTCAATACCCCGTAAACGTTTAGGAAAACATCTTTCAATGGCTTTAGTACACTATCCGGTGCTAAATAAATTTGGTGAAAAAGCCGCTGTTTCTTTGACAAACCTTGATATTCACGATATGTCCCGCGTTTCCCGCTCTTACTCATTGGCAGGGATGTATGCAGTGACTCCTATCGAGGACCAGAAGAAATTGGCTGACCGAATAATTTCTCATTGGACCTCGGGACCGGGTAGCAGGACGAACCCGGACAGAGCTGCCGCTCTGGCAAAGGTCAGTGTGATGGACTCCCTGATCGATGTGGTGGAGCATATTGAGTCGGGAACGGGTAAGAAACCGATACTGGTGACAACCAGTGCTCGGGGCGCGGGTAATGTGACTCCTAGTCAGGTCCGTGAAATGCTTTATGACAATCCGGTGCTTCTGGTCTTCGGAACAGGACATGGATTGGCTCCCGAAATTCTTGAAATGGCAACGGGATGTCTTAGACCTCTCCGTTTCATGGATGGATATAATCACTTATCAGTAAGAAGTGCGGTGGCAATAACGGTTGACAGGCTTTTGGGAGACGCTTGGTAGATTT from Desulfovibrio gilichinskyi encodes:
- the rpsP gene encoding 30S ribosomal protein S16 is translated as MALKLRLTRMGSKKRPFYRLVAINSETRRDGRPLEFLGHYNPMVEPVELKIDMEKVQKWIDRGACPSDTVKALLKKNS
- a CDS encoding KH domain-containing protein, encoding MLKDLVEFIAKSLVDNPDDVVVTEIEGEQTSVIELKVAKEDLGKVIGKQGRTARAMRTLLGAASTKVRKRSVLEILE
- the rimM gene encoding ribosome maturation factor RimM (Essential for efficient processing of 16S rRNA), whose protein sequence is MEMLLVAEVVKPHGLRGEVCIDSHADSPFLYDEVACLYLRREGQKPRRFGVQSFRMHSGRALVTFEGINDRDKAETLRGMDVLVNKADLPKLGDDEVYMYQLKGAAVELKDGTAVGTISDFLFAPGQETWVISSSDGKEILFPAVAEFVLSVDVDARKVVIDPPEGLIDIYLTAPAK
- the trmD gene encoding tRNA (guanosine(37)-N1)-methyltransferase TrmD, whose protein sequence is MNFNLITLFPEFFDSPLSNGLMSKAVERDIVSFNTVNPRDFAVDNHKSVDDRPYGGGPGMVMFIEPIARSLDSVGIKPVRQGGCGKGKRLLMLSPKGRPLTQKLAIELAGEDELTLVCGRYEGIDARFEEIFPVEAVSVGDFVLNGGEAGALCLIEAVARLLPDFMGHSESGTEESFSSGLLEYPHYTRPAEYEGLKVPEILSSGNHALIDEWRNKRSLDETLNSRPELLSEADGLKKEDVYHLRSIPRKRLGKHLSMALVHYPVLNKFGEKAAVSLTNLDIHDMSRVSRSYSLAGMYAVTPIEDQKKLADRIISHWTSGPGSRTNPDRAAALAKVSVMDSLIDVVEHIESGTGKKPILVTTSARGAGNVTPSQVREMLYDNPVLLVFGTGHGLAPEILEMATGCLRPLRFMDGYNHLSVRSAVAITVDRLLGDAW